In a single window of the Pithys albifrons albifrons isolate INPA30051 chromosome 19, PitAlb_v1, whole genome shotgun sequence genome:
- the LOC139680819 gene encoding ankyrin repeat domain-containing protein 40-like isoform X2, whose translation MSGAAEARELEERLREAAALGDVAEVRRLLGAGADIDSRNEINGWTCLHWACKRNHARVVSCLLEAGADRHILTAKGELAAQLTSKPDIRRILGEEETECQGVKDLDLPVVANYLANPPFPYVYTEESIPDSLAESQNESASISSASQCETSPCPSAAQVESVCTPSPCSSEEDCPALDAAAPPPPAAAAPAHAGPGVPNGPVCPPAVPPGTGLCSPGVPGQARPLQPSSSLTSPTPAFQPFFFTRTFPYNVQELVLKVRVQNLRDNDFIEIELDRQELTYQDLLRVSCCELGVNPEQVEKIRKLPNTLVRKDKDVARLQDFQELELVLVRSDSSPFRNAAATLTERPCYNSRASKLTY comes from the exons ATGAGCGGTGCGGCCGAGGCGCGGGAGCTGGAGGAGCGGCtgcgggaggcggcggcgctGGGGGACGTGGCGGAGGTGCGGCGGCTGCTGGGCGCGGGGGCGGACATCGACTCCCGCAACGAGATCAACGGCTG GACCTGCCTGCACTGGGCCTGCAAGCGCAACCACGCCCGGGTGGTGTCCTGCCTGCTGGAGGCCGGCGCCGACAGACACATCCTCACGGCCAAAGGagagctggcagcacagctgacaTCGAAACCAGACATCCGCAGGATTTTGGGAG AGGAAGAAACTGAATGCCAAGGAGTGAAGGATTTAGATTTGCCAGTTGTTGCAAACTACTTGGCCAACCCACCCTTCCCTTACGTTTACACCGAAGAAAGCATTCCAGACAGCTTGGCAGAATCCCAGAATGAAAGTGCTTCCATCTCTTCTGCTTCCCAGTGTGAAACCAGTCCTTGTCCATCAGCAGCTCAGGTCGAAAGTGTGTGCACACCCTCCCCATGCAGCAGCGAAGAGGATTGCCCCGCTCTGGATGCCGCGGCCCCACCGCCCCCCGCGGCCGCAGCCCCGGCACATGCCGGGCCAGGGGTGCCCAACGGCCCCGTGTGCCCACCGGCCGTGCCCCCCGGCACGGGGCTCTGCTCCCCGGGAGTGCCCGGCCAGGCCAGGCCTctgcagcccagctcctccctgaccagccccacaccagcctTCCAGCCCTTCTTCTTCACCAGGACCTTCCCCTACAACGTGCAAG AACTTGTGCTTAAGGTGAGAGTCCAGAACCTCAGAGACAACGACTTCATTGAGATTGAACTGGACAGACAAGAACTGACCTATCAAGATCTGCTCAGAGTGAGCTGCTGTGAATTGGGTGTTAATCCAGAACAAGTAGAGAAGATCAGAAAACTCCCCAATACATTAGTAAGAAAG GACAAGGATGTTGCCAGACTCCAGGACTTCCAAGAGCTGGAATTAGTTCTTGTGAGAAGTGACAGCTCTCCTTTCCGTAACGCTGCAGCCACTCTGACAGAGAGGCCGTGCTACAACAGCAGAGCATCCAAGCTGACTTACTGA
- the LOC139680819 gene encoding ankyrin repeat domain-containing protein 40-like isoform X1 — translation MSGAAEARELEERLREAAALGDVAEVRRLLGAGADIDSRNEINGWTCLHWACKRNHARVVSCLLEAGADRHILTAKGELAAQLTSKPDIRRILGVEEETECQGVKDLDLPVVANYLANPPFPYVYTEESIPDSLAESQNESASISSASQCETSPCPSAAQVESVCTPSPCSSEEDCPALDAAAPPPPAAAAPAHAGPGVPNGPVCPPAVPPGTGLCSPGVPGQARPLQPSSSLTSPTPAFQPFFFTRTFPYNVQELVLKVRVQNLRDNDFIEIELDRQELTYQDLLRVSCCELGVNPEQVEKIRKLPNTLVRKDKDVARLQDFQELELVLVRSDSSPFRNAAATLTERPCYNSRASKLTY, via the exons ATGAGCGGTGCGGCCGAGGCGCGGGAGCTGGAGGAGCGGCtgcgggaggcggcggcgctGGGGGACGTGGCGGAGGTGCGGCGGCTGCTGGGCGCGGGGGCGGACATCGACTCCCGCAACGAGATCAACGGCTG GACCTGCCTGCACTGGGCCTGCAAGCGCAACCACGCCCGGGTGGTGTCCTGCCTGCTGGAGGCCGGCGCCGACAGACACATCCTCACGGCCAAAGGagagctggcagcacagctgacaTCGAAACCAGACATCCGCAGGATTTTGGGAG TAGAGGAAGAAACTGAATGCCAAGGAGTGAAGGATTTAGATTTGCCAGTTGTTGCAAACTACTTGGCCAACCCACCCTTCCCTTACGTTTACACCGAAGAAAGCATTCCAGACAGCTTGGCAGAATCCCAGAATGAAAGTGCTTCCATCTCTTCTGCTTCCCAGTGTGAAACCAGTCCTTGTCCATCAGCAGCTCAGGTCGAAAGTGTGTGCACACCCTCCCCATGCAGCAGCGAAGAGGATTGCCCCGCTCTGGATGCCGCGGCCCCACCGCCCCCCGCGGCCGCAGCCCCGGCACATGCCGGGCCAGGGGTGCCCAACGGCCCCGTGTGCCCACCGGCCGTGCCCCCCGGCACGGGGCTCTGCTCCCCGGGAGTGCCCGGCCAGGCCAGGCCTctgcagcccagctcctccctgaccagccccacaccagcctTCCAGCCCTTCTTCTTCACCAGGACCTTCCCCTACAACGTGCAAG AACTTGTGCTTAAGGTGAGAGTCCAGAACCTCAGAGACAACGACTTCATTGAGATTGAACTGGACAGACAAGAACTGACCTATCAAGATCTGCTCAGAGTGAGCTGCTGTGAATTGGGTGTTAATCCAGAACAAGTAGAGAAGATCAGAAAACTCCCCAATACATTAGTAAGAAAG GACAAGGATGTTGCCAGACTCCAGGACTTCCAAGAGCTGGAATTAGTTCTTGTGAGAAGTGACAGCTCTCCTTTCCGTAACGCTGCAGCCACTCTGACAGAGAGGCCGTGCTACAACAGCAGAGCATCCAAGCTGACTTACTGA
- the LOC139680819 gene encoding ankyrin repeat domain-containing protein 40-like isoform X3 yields the protein MSGAAEARELEERLREAAALGDVAEVRRLLGAGADIDSRNEINGWTCLHWACKRNHARVVSCLLEAGADRHILTAKGELAAQLTSKPDIRRILGAQVESVCTPSPCSSEEDCPALDAAAPPPPAAAAPAHAGPGVPNGPVCPPAVPPGTGLCSPGVPGQARPLQPSSSLTSPTPAFQPFFFTRTFPYNVQELVLKVRVQNLRDNDFIEIELDRQELTYQDLLRVSCCELGVNPEQVEKIRKLPNTLVRKDKDVARLQDFQELELVLVRSDSSPFRNAAATLTERPCYNSRASKLTY from the exons ATGAGCGGTGCGGCCGAGGCGCGGGAGCTGGAGGAGCGGCtgcgggaggcggcggcgctGGGGGACGTGGCGGAGGTGCGGCGGCTGCTGGGCGCGGGGGCGGACATCGACTCCCGCAACGAGATCAACGGCTG GACCTGCCTGCACTGGGCCTGCAAGCGCAACCACGCCCGGGTGGTGTCCTGCCTGCTGGAGGCCGGCGCCGACAGACACATCCTCACGGCCAAAGGagagctggcagcacagctgacaTCGAAACCAGACATCCGCAGGATTTTGGGAG CTCAGGTCGAAAGTGTGTGCACACCCTCCCCATGCAGCAGCGAAGAGGATTGCCCCGCTCTGGATGCCGCGGCCCCACCGCCCCCCGCGGCCGCAGCCCCGGCACATGCCGGGCCAGGGGTGCCCAACGGCCCCGTGTGCCCACCGGCCGTGCCCCCCGGCACGGGGCTCTGCTCCCCGGGAGTGCCCGGCCAGGCCAGGCCTctgcagcccagctcctccctgaccagccccacaccagcctTCCAGCCCTTCTTCTTCACCAGGACCTTCCCCTACAACGTGCAAG AACTTGTGCTTAAGGTGAGAGTCCAGAACCTCAGAGACAACGACTTCATTGAGATTGAACTGGACAGACAAGAACTGACCTATCAAGATCTGCTCAGAGTGAGCTGCTGTGAATTGGGTGTTAATCCAGAACAAGTAGAGAAGATCAGAAAACTCCCCAATACATTAGTAAGAAAG GACAAGGATGTTGCCAGACTCCAGGACTTCCAAGAGCTGGAATTAGTTCTTGTGAGAAGTGACAGCTCTCCTTTCCGTAACGCTGCAGCCACTCTGACAGAGAGGCCGTGCTACAACAGCAGAGCATCCAAGCTGACTTACTGA